The following proteins are encoded in a genomic region of Sorangiineae bacterium MSr12523:
- a CDS encoding rhodanese-like domain-containing protein translates to MIDRGDKFELFDVRTPEERAIASLKMARHLDDDGVDYLQGLPKDATIVFHCHHGMRSRAAAERFLSTGFTRVFNLEGGIDAWSRDIDPSVPRY, encoded by the coding sequence ATGATCGACCGCGGCGACAAGTTCGAGCTGTTCGACGTGCGCACCCCCGAGGAGCGCGCCATCGCTTCCTTGAAGATGGCTCGCCACCTGGATGACGACGGCGTCGATTACCTGCAGGGCCTCCCCAAGGACGCGACCATCGTCTTCCATTGCCACCACGGCATGCGCAGCCGCGCCGCCGCCGAGCGCTTTCTCTCCACCGGCTTCACGCGCGTCTTCAACTTGGAAGGCGGCATCGACGCCTGGTCGCGCGACATCGATCCCAGCGTTCCGCGCTATTAA
- a CDS encoding ABC transporter ATP-binding protein produces the protein MTENTKPLAVRCKGLIKVYTTRHHEMVVAVNRLDLEVHAGECFGLLGPNGAGKTTTVEILEGLLAPTAGEVELFGKTWEKDERFLRERLGISLQHTHLPERLTVRETVELFRSFFTQGRDVGEALDLVALKDKENARYETLSGGQKQRLAVACALVGNPALLFLDEPTTGLDPQSRRMLWEVVLAFKQQGGSVLLTTHYMDEAERLCDRVGVIDHGQMIALGTPKELIESLGGQQIVEFTVEGNDEEVNLDALSTLPSVHSARWHTGRISLTVGQLHEALPALLAHVDQGGRKLTGLSTHHATLEDVFVNLTGRQLRE, from the coding sequence ATGACCGAGAATACGAAGCCTCTGGCAGTCCGATGCAAGGGCCTGATCAAGGTCTACACCACGCGACATCACGAAATGGTGGTGGCGGTGAATCGCCTGGACCTGGAGGTCCACGCCGGCGAATGTTTCGGCCTTTTGGGGCCGAACGGGGCGGGAAAGACGACCACCGTCGAGATTCTCGAGGGGTTGCTGGCGCCGACCGCCGGTGAGGTAGAGCTCTTCGGCAAGACCTGGGAAAAGGACGAGCGGTTCCTGCGCGAGCGCCTGGGAATCTCCCTGCAGCACACGCACCTGCCCGAACGGCTCACCGTGCGCGAGACCGTGGAGCTGTTTCGCTCGTTCTTCACGCAGGGGCGCGATGTGGGCGAGGCCCTCGACCTGGTGGCGCTCAAGGACAAGGAAAACGCGCGCTACGAGACGCTCTCCGGCGGGCAGAAGCAACGGTTGGCCGTGGCGTGCGCGCTGGTGGGAAATCCCGCGCTGCTCTTTTTGGACGAGCCGACGACGGGGCTCGATCCGCAATCGCGCCGCATGCTCTGGGAGGTGGTGCTCGCCTTCAAGCAGCAGGGCGGCTCGGTGCTGCTGACCACGCACTACATGGACGAGGCCGAGCGCCTTTGCGACCGCGTGGGGGTCATCGACCATGGGCAGATGATTGCGCTGGGCACGCCGAAGGAACTCATCGAGTCGCTGGGCGGGCAGCAGATCGTCGAATTCACGGTGGAGGGGAACGACGAGGAGGTGAACCTCGATGCGCTCTCCACGCTTCCGAGCGTGCATTCGGCGCGCTGGCACACGGGGAGGATTTCCCTCACCGTCGGCCAGCTTCACGAGGCGCTGCCGGCGCTTTTGGCCCACGTGGACCAAGGCGGGCGCAAGCTCACGGGGCTGTCGACCCACCACGCCACCCTCGAGGACGTATTCGTCAATTTGACCGGAAGGCAGCTTCGTGAATAA
- a CDS encoding ABC transporter permease codes for MNNARLTAIRELVLTRWRTFYREPGTMFWTFGLPVVLSIALGMAFRNEEPEPLPAAVQEGPRAEHVREMLAKSKDIEAKVLSPEAAHQALRTGKVHVVVIPSDNGDGKVTYRFDPTRPDSRLARTLVDDALQRGEGRPDVVPTTTQHVTEPGSRYIDFLIPGLVGMGLMSSGLWGIGFALAEMRTRKLLKRLIATPMHKSDFMLSFLLVRAALLSIELPPLLVFSYFAFKVGINGSIVTLTLIALLGALVFAGMGLLFASRSENPQIVSGLINVATFPMYLCSGVFFSTARFPDWTQPFIKLLPLTALIDGLRAVMIDGAGILQLTSPILVLAVWGSVCFAGALKLFKWH; via the coding sequence GTGAATAACGCGCGTCTCACCGCCATTCGAGAGCTGGTGCTCACCCGCTGGCGCACCTTCTACCGCGAGCCGGGGACCATGTTTTGGACCTTCGGTTTGCCCGTGGTGCTGTCGATTGCCCTGGGCATGGCCTTCCGAAACGAGGAGCCCGAGCCGCTTCCCGCGGCGGTGCAGGAAGGCCCGCGCGCGGAGCACGTGCGCGAGATGCTCGCGAAGAGCAAGGACATCGAGGCCAAGGTGCTCTCGCCCGAGGCCGCGCACCAAGCATTGCGCACGGGCAAGGTGCACGTGGTGGTCATTCCCTCGGACAATGGCGACGGCAAGGTCACCTATCGGTTCGACCCGACGCGCCCCGACAGCCGTCTCGCGCGCACGTTGGTGGACGACGCCCTTCAACGCGGCGAGGGCCGGCCCGACGTGGTGCCCACCACGACCCAGCACGTGACCGAGCCGGGATCGCGCTACATCGATTTCTTGATTCCCGGTTTGGTGGGCATGGGCCTCATGTCCAGCGGCCTTTGGGGAATCGGATTTGCGCTGGCAGAAATGCGTACGCGCAAATTGCTGAAGCGGCTCATCGCGACACCGATGCACAAAAGCGATTTCATGCTTTCGTTCCTTTTGGTGCGCGCGGCGCTGCTGTCCATCGAATTACCGCCGCTCTTGGTATTTTCGTATTTTGCATTCAAGGTCGGAATCAATGGCTCGATTGTCACGCTGACCTTGATTGCGCTTTTGGGTGCATTGGTGTTCGCCGGGATGGGGTTGCTGTTCGCGTCGCGTTCGGAAAATCCGCAGATCGTCTCGGGGCTCATCAACGTGGCGACGTTTCCCATGTACCTGTGCTCGGGCGTGTTCTTCTCGACGGCGCGCTTTCCCGATTGGACGCAGCCGTTCATCAAGCTTTTGCCGCTCACCGCACTCATCGATGGGCTGCGCGCCGTGATGATCGATGGCGCCGGAATCCTGCAGCTCACGTCGCCGATTTTGGTGCTGGCCGTTTGGGGCTCGGTCTGCTTCGCAGGCGCGCTCAAGCTCTTCAAGTGGCATTGA
- a CDS encoding phospholipase D family protein, whose protein sequence is MLEARSVRARLIVDREHYDYLVKEAIEKARFSVWIATANVKEMMVEAPIGTTARARGKYLSILDSFDALTKRGVDVRLLHAGLPSRAFREALGKRKRLVKSLMMRRCPRVHLKLIAIDGRILYLGSANFTGAGLGAKGEGRRNFEVGIVTDDDVMLDAVQARFDTIWSGRECRTCKLRSVCPKPLDTPVLAKHNQTVRKRMT, encoded by the coding sequence GTGTTGGAGGCCCGAAGTGTCCGCGCCCGGTTGATTGTCGATCGCGAGCATTACGACTACCTCGTGAAGGAGGCCATCGAGAAGGCGCGCTTCAGCGTGTGGATCGCGACGGCCAACGTGAAAGAGATGATGGTCGAAGCGCCGATCGGCACGACCGCGCGGGCGCGGGGGAAGTACCTGTCGATCCTCGACAGCTTCGACGCGCTGACCAAGCGCGGGGTGGATGTGCGGCTGCTGCACGCGGGGCTTCCTTCGCGTGCGTTTCGCGAGGCGCTGGGAAAGCGAAAGCGGCTCGTGAAAAGCTTGATGATGCGCCGGTGTCCGCGCGTTCACCTGAAGTTGATCGCGATCGACGGGCGCATTCTTTATCTGGGGAGTGCGAATTTCACTGGGGCGGGGCTTGGCGCGAAGGGCGAGGGTCGGCGCAATTTCGAAGTGGGTATCGTCACGGACGACGATGTCATGCTCGATGCCGTGCAAGCACGGTTCGATACCATTTGGTCGGGGCGTGAATGTCGCACATGCAAGCTTCGCAGCGTGTGCCCGAAGCCACTCGACACGCCAGTGCTTGCGAAGCATAACCAAACCGTACGAAAGAGGATGACATGA
- a CDS encoding metallophosphoesterase produces MTASRAFRTFVLGDVHLFRQTPRSVVDDLAALVAAHPGDRFVFAGDLLDLSAEGHGEENRRRTAEEAILAHSALRTALASHLDRGGELWLVSGNHDAEVGEPDFAERLGGALGVSSSVAKKGLRSTPWFFRDGGIHIEHGHLYDPDNAPAHPLAPGASLGVHFVEEFIAPTGAHRYLNANDGTPLKLFLSSFQWYGVRAPHVIYRFFHTAFGALGKSGTRFDLEGQRAQGMAHTATFAESVGLAGDLLDELLSFSPRPTLASVRATFARCYLDRVLATVTAAGGAIAFASGHPFVGSVTLSMGAIAMLASWAAGYDRYTGSVVERLASGAERVAGVTDAKLVVFGHTHREALTERYANTGSFSFPGRAPGRPYIEIEGPADAPRAVRRYLLRSA; encoded by the coding sequence ATGACCGCTTCTCGCGCTTTTCGCACCTTCGTCCTGGGTGACGTACATCTCTTTCGTCAGACGCCGCGCTCGGTCGTGGACGATCTCGCCGCCCTCGTTGCGGCTCACCCCGGCGACCGCTTCGTCTTCGCGGGCGATCTCCTGGATTTGTCCGCCGAGGGCCACGGCGAAGAGAACCGCCGCCGCACCGCGGAAGAGGCCATTCTGGCGCACTCGGCGCTTCGTACCGCTCTGGCGAGCCACCTCGACAGGGGAGGGGAGCTCTGGCTCGTCTCCGGCAACCACGACGCCGAGGTGGGCGAGCCCGATTTTGCCGAGCGGCTCGGCGGTGCGCTGGGCGTCTCGTCGTCGGTGGCCAAGAAGGGCCTGCGCTCCACGCCCTGGTTCTTCCGCGACGGCGGCATCCACATCGAGCACGGTCACCTTTACGACCCCGACAATGCGCCGGCCCATCCGCTCGCGCCGGGGGCGAGCCTCGGTGTGCACTTCGTGGAGGAGTTCATCGCCCCGACCGGGGCGCACCGCTACCTGAACGCCAACGATGGCACGCCGCTGAAGCTCTTTCTCTCGTCGTTCCAGTGGTACGGCGTGCGCGCGCCCCACGTCATCTACCGCTTCTTCCACACGGCCTTCGGTGCCCTCGGCAAGAGCGGCACGCGCTTCGATCTCGAAGGTCAGCGCGCCCAGGGCATGGCCCACACCGCCACGTTCGCGGAATCGGTCGGCCTCGCCGGTGATCTGCTCGACGAGCTGCTCTCGTTCTCGCCGCGCCCGACCTTGGCCAGCGTGCGGGCCACCTTCGCGCGATGCTACCTCGATCGGGTGCTCGCCACCGTCACCGCCGCGGGGGGCGCCATCGCGTTTGCCTCGGGCCATCCCTTCGTCGGCAGCGTCACCCTCTCGATGGGCGCCATCGCCATGCTCGCGAGCTGGGCGGCGGGCTACGACCGCTACACGGGGTCCGTCGTCGAGCGGCTCGCCTCGGGCGCGGAGCGCGTTGCCGGGGTGACGGACGCGAAGCTCGTCGTCTTCGGCCACACGCACCGCGAGGCGCTCACCGAGCGCTACGCCAACACGGGAAGCTTCTCCTTCCCCGGCCGCGCACCCGGCCGGCCCTACATCGAAATCGAGGGTCCCGCCGACGCCCCCCGCGCCGTGCGCCGGTATCTTCTACGTTCGGCCTAA
- the aat gene encoding leucyl/phenylalanyl-tRNA--protein transferase, producing the protein MRATEPPRTEIVFPDPRETPEPGIVAVGSDFRAGTLLQAYRRGIFPWPHGPHVLWFSPDPRAILPLEHELHWSRSLRRTLRKHPFEVTVDEAFTEVMKSCGSTRDATWITPSLARGYTTLHGLGWAHSVEVWERHGEERELVGGIYGVAIGSLFAGESMFHTRTDASKIAFATLAERLRRNGFTLFDVQVMSDHLASLGCIDVSRNEYLRRLGHALDVDAVF; encoded by the coding sequence ATGCGAGCCACGGAGCCCCCGCGCACGGAAATCGTCTTTCCCGATCCACGGGAAACGCCCGAACCCGGCATCGTGGCCGTGGGAAGCGACTTTCGCGCGGGCACGCTTCTTCAAGCCTACCGCCGCGGCATCTTTCCCTGGCCGCATGGGCCGCACGTGCTCTGGTTCTCGCCCGATCCGCGCGCGATTCTTCCGCTGGAGCACGAGCTGCACTGGTCGCGCAGCCTGCGGCGCACGTTGCGCAAGCACCCCTTCGAGGTGACCGTCGACGAAGCCTTCACCGAGGTGATGAAGTCCTGCGGCTCGACCCGCGACGCTACGTGGATCACGCCGAGCCTGGCGCGCGGCTACACGACGCTCCACGGCCTCGGCTGGGCCCACAGCGTGGAGGTTTGGGAACGCCACGGCGAGGAGCGCGAACTGGTCGGCGGCATCTACGGTGTGGCCATCGGCAGCCTCTTCGCCGGTGAATCGATGTTCCACACGCGCACCGACGCCTCGAAAATCGCGTTTGCCACCTTGGCCGAACGCCTACGCCGCAACGGCTTCACCCTCTTCGACGTGCAAGTGATGAGCGATCATCTCGCATCACTCGGCTGCATCGACGTCTCCCGCAACGAGTACCTCCGCCGCCTCGGCCACGCGCTCGACGTCGACGCGGTGTTCTAG
- a CDS encoding type II toxin-antitoxin system PemK/MazF family toxin, with product MASRGDVLVFRRRIGFESSAKLERFVVLQSNSFRQVLNTVFVAPLDEALDVYDNNPLAIRISGKEAGTSDPQVVLPSYLTSAYLSRFEPKMAGRFSIKSLVAVDELLRSLLDL from the coding sequence GTGGCGAGCCGCGGTGATGTTCTGGTTTTTCGGCGTCGGATCGGCTTCGAGTCCTCGGCGAAGCTCGAACGTTTCGTCGTGCTCCAGTCCAATAGCTTTCGGCAAGTACTCAATACTGTTTTTGTCGCTCCTTTGGACGAAGCACTCGATGTCTACGACAACAATCCGCTGGCGATCCGAATCTCCGGAAAAGAAGCAGGGACTTCGGATCCTCAAGTCGTGTTGCCTAGCTATCTGACGAGTGCCTATCTAAGCCGATTCGAACCCAAGATGGCTGGTCGATTCTCCATCAAGTCGCTGGTGGCGGTGGACGAGCTCCTTCGCTCGTTGTTGGATCTCTAG
- a CDS encoding DUF4142 domain-containing protein, with the protein MTLLRYASLGGIALTLAACSQDRSQPKVPETTSADTTGPRAETPGSTYSPQSNWKQPPPETPTVSPNPGPYDSNLAQDPAGRALPPTGGVADRNAMTTAMADDQILQAVHVANTGEVDQAKLAQAKAKNPRVKQFAAMMVHDHLDADAKGYDIAKSLKLTPAESSIGMQLQSEGQRTLVELRSQSGADFDRSYMDAQVKAHKDVLNAIDQQLLPNAKNNEVRAHLQTVRTKVEGHLREAQSIQASLSAR; encoded by the coding sequence ATGACTCTGCTTCGGTACGCATCCCTAGGGGGGATCGCACTCACGCTCGCCGCGTGCTCCCAGGATCGCTCGCAGCCCAAAGTGCCCGAGACGACGTCCGCCGACACGACCGGCCCGCGCGCGGAAACGCCAGGAAGCACCTATTCGCCGCAGTCCAATTGGAAGCAGCCGCCGCCCGAGACGCCCACGGTGAGCCCCAATCCGGGCCCATACGACTCGAACCTCGCGCAAGATCCTGCCGGCCGTGCGCTGCCTCCCACCGGGGGTGTGGCCGATCGCAATGCGATGACCACCGCGATGGCGGACGACCAGATCCTCCAGGCCGTGCACGTGGCCAACACGGGCGAGGTCGATCAAGCCAAGCTCGCGCAAGCCAAGGCGAAGAACCCGCGTGTGAAGCAGTTCGCCGCCATGATGGTGCACGATCACCTGGACGCCGACGCCAAGGGCTACGACATCGCCAAGAGCCTCAAGCTCACGCCCGCCGAAAGCTCCATCGGGATGCAGCTCCAGAGCGAAGGTCAGCGCACCCTGGTCGAACTCCGCAGCCAAAGCGGCGCCGATTTCGATCGCTCCTACATGGACGCGCAAGTCAAAGCGCACAAGGACGTCCTCAATGCGATCGACCAGCAGCTCCTACCCAACGCCAAGAACAACGAAGTCCGCGCCCACCTCCAAACCGTGCGCACCAAAGTCGAAGGCCACCTCCGCGAGGCCCAGTCGATTCAGGCTTCCTTGAGCGCACGTTGA
- a CDS encoding diacylglycerol kinase family lipid kinase yields MSDPRPVLVVNPRAGGGRAGQSFPAMRRTIENALGPIEAVFTERAGHAIELARDAANGGASLIVAVGGDGTFNEVVNGVLAADPARREHVAVGIIGQGTGGDLLRVLGIEHRLDRYIAAIASGRTRKVDVGYARYTKHDGTRGERYFVNILSVGMGGLVDQYVANASRALGGKAAYFGASLRALARSREGRLRTSLSWAGETSEHRIASYMLAVCNGRYFGSGMKVAPMAEIDDGRFEVVSIGGPSKFAFAMTSQKIYQGEHLGKPGVVHLPCDKIFMDLENEDARSVFLIDLDGEPVGVLPLEIEVRPQAITLRC; encoded by the coding sequence GTGAGCGATCCGCGCCCCGTCCTCGTGGTGAACCCTCGCGCCGGCGGCGGCCGCGCCGGCCAGTCCTTTCCGGCGATGCGCCGCACCATCGAAAACGCGCTCGGCCCCATCGAGGCCGTCTTCACCGAGCGCGCCGGGCACGCCATCGAGCTCGCGCGTGATGCCGCCAACGGTGGCGCGTCCCTCATCGTGGCCGTCGGAGGCGATGGCACCTTCAACGAGGTCGTCAATGGCGTCCTTGCCGCCGATCCCGCGCGCCGCGAACACGTGGCCGTCGGCATCATCGGCCAGGGCACCGGTGGGGATCTCCTGCGTGTGCTCGGCATCGAGCACCGGCTCGACCGATACATCGCCGCCATCGCGTCGGGCCGCACGCGCAAGGTCGACGTGGGCTACGCGCGCTACACGAAGCACGACGGCACCCGCGGCGAGCGCTACTTCGTGAACATTCTCTCCGTGGGCATGGGCGGTCTCGTCGATCAGTACGTGGCCAACGCCTCACGCGCCCTCGGCGGCAAAGCCGCGTACTTCGGCGCATCCCTGCGGGCATTGGCGCGCTCGCGCGAAGGGCGGCTGCGCACCAGCCTCTCGTGGGCCGGCGAGACCTCGGAGCACCGCATCGCGAGCTACATGCTGGCCGTCTGCAACGGCCGCTACTTCGGTTCGGGCATGAAGGTCGCGCCCATGGCCGAAATCGACGATGGCCGTTTCGAAGTGGTCTCCATCGGTGGGCCGTCGAAGTTCGCCTTCGCGATGACCTCGCAGAAGATTTACCAAGGCGAGCACTTGGGCAAGCCGGGCGTCGTGCACTTGCCCTGCGACAAGATTTTCATGGACCTCGAAAACGAAGACGCACGCAGCGTCTTCCTCATCGATCTCGATGGCGAGCCCGTGGGGGTTCTCCCGCTCGAAATCGAAGTGCGCCCGCAAGCGATCACCTTGCGCTGCTGA
- a CDS encoding NAD-dependent epimerase/dehydratase family protein — protein sequence MARYLVTGATGFLGRHLVTSLLRHGHEVVALCRHDEPSLASLGVVVRRGDVLDAGSVRDAAVGCEGLFHCAGKVSRKPEDAEELRRLHVEGTKITLDACKEAGVRKVVHASTSGTVAVSEDPEHVGSEEDETPLGLISRWPYYRSKLFAEQAALERHVEGAFSVVSVNPTLLLGPGDVRGSSVEDVRLFLERKIPAVPAGGLSFVDARDAAEGMRLAMEKGEGGQRYLLSAINLTLRAFFERLERASGVKAPWLPTPRVPLLARRGAEMLGRVSSRLGLDVAVDPVSLDMAQYYWYVDATRAETVLGFQVRDPQKTLADTVEDLRERGVVWPASSWAAPS from the coding sequence ATGGCGCGCTATCTCGTAACGGGTGCAACCGGTTTTCTCGGCCGTCACTTGGTGACGTCGCTGCTTCGGCACGGGCACGAGGTCGTGGCGCTCTGCCGCCACGACGAGCCGTCTCTTGCATCGCTGGGCGTGGTGGTCCGTCGCGGTGATGTGCTCGACGCGGGCAGCGTGCGTGATGCGGCGGTTGGCTGCGAAGGGCTCTTCCATTGCGCCGGCAAGGTGTCGCGCAAGCCCGAGGACGCCGAGGAGCTGCGCCGCCTTCATGTCGAGGGCACGAAGATCACGCTGGATGCCTGCAAAGAGGCGGGGGTTCGCAAGGTCGTGCATGCTTCCACCAGCGGCACCGTCGCGGTGAGCGAGGATCCCGAGCACGTCGGTAGCGAGGAAGACGAGACGCCCCTCGGGCTCATCTCCCGATGGCCGTACTATCGCTCCAAGCTCTTCGCCGAGCAGGCGGCCCTCGAGCGCCACGTCGAGGGCGCGTTTTCCGTCGTGTCGGTGAATCCCACCTTGCTGCTCGGCCCGGGTGACGTGCGCGGCTCCTCGGTGGAGGACGTGCGCCTCTTCCTCGAGCGGAAGATCCCGGCCGTGCCCGCGGGCGGTCTCTCCTTCGTCGATGCGCGCGACGCCGCGGAAGGCATGCGCCTCGCCATGGAGAAAGGCGAGGGCGGCCAGCGTTACCTGCTTTCGGCGATCAACCTGACCCTGCGCGCCTTCTTCGAGCGGCTCGAGCGCGCCTCCGGCGTGAAGGCGCCGTGGCTGCCCACGCCGCGTGTGCCCTTGCTCGCGCGGCGTGGTGCCGAGATGCTCGGGCGCGTGTCCTCGCGCCTGGGACTCGACGTGGCCGTGGACCCGGTGAGCTTGGACATGGCGCAGTACTACTGGTACGTCGACGCGACGCGGGCCGAGACCGTGCTCGGCTTTCAGGTGCGCGATCCGCAGAAGACCCTCGCGGACACCGTGGAGGATTTGCGCGAGCGCGGCGTGGTCTGGCCAGCTTCCTCGTGGGCGGCGCCGTCGTGA